Proteins encoded by one window of Sphingosinicella sp. BN140058:
- a CDS encoding class I SAM-dependent methyltransferase — translation MDYGRRDGAGTIRAGDPWGDDDDAADGAPAPMPMLGIYLQMMTAAAMATAGKLGLFEALADRPMDVAGLAETLQASRTGVERLTDFLVALGSLTRRGPMLANAAETTRLFTARGPIDWGAGLSWTADVWKIMSDLPDAVVRGGPERLLWDRMAEDPALGQAFSRYMREAAKFVLPDLVGALDLPDGPLRLLDLGGSHGVHSIELCRRYPRMDAVIVDLESALSETRTRIADHRLEDRIAVQGADLRCCDWGQGYDVALYLSVAHNMDIEENRAIFRRLGEVIRPGGILVIHDYPKETRPLLFEAAFRLTLLTETGTRTLSHAELTGMVAEAGFTTQVRIVLSPAEKGTLIIARRAGARVAALGRMVGEGFGQN, via the coding sequence ATGGACTATGGCAGACGCGATGGTGCGGGAACGATCCGTGCAGGCGATCCTTGGGGCGATGACGACGATGCTGCGGACGGTGCTCCGGCGCCGATGCCGATGCTCGGCATCTATCTGCAGATGATGACCGCAGCGGCAATGGCGACGGCCGGCAAGCTTGGGCTGTTCGAGGCTCTGGCCGACCGCCCGATGGACGTCGCCGGCCTGGCCGAGACGCTGCAGGCAAGCAGGACGGGAGTCGAACGACTGACGGACTTCCTGGTCGCGCTCGGCTCGTTGACGCGACGTGGCCCGATGCTCGCCAACGCCGCGGAGACAACCCGCCTTTTCACCGCGCGCGGGCCGATCGACTGGGGCGCTGGCCTCAGCTGGACGGCCGACGTGTGGAAGATCATGAGCGATCTCCCGGACGCCGTCGTCCGGGGCGGGCCGGAGCGATTGCTGTGGGACCGGATGGCGGAGGATCCGGCGCTCGGGCAGGCTTTCTCCCGCTACATGCGCGAGGCTGCCAAGTTCGTGCTTCCGGATCTGGTCGGCGCGCTGGATCTGCCGGACGGGCCCCTGCGGCTGCTTGACCTCGGCGGATCGCACGGCGTGCATTCGATCGAATTGTGCCGGCGCTACCCGAGGATGGACGCGGTAATCGTCGATCTGGAAAGCGCGCTCAGCGAGACGCGGACGCGGATCGCCGACCATCGCCTGGAGGACCGGATCGCCGTGCAGGGAGCGGACCTGCGCTGCTGCGACTGGGGGCAGGGCTATGATGTCGCGCTGTATCTGTCGGTCGCCCACAACATGGACATCGAGGAGAATCGCGCGATTTTCCGGCGGCTGGGCGAGGTCATCCGGCCCGGCGGGATCCTGGTCATTCATGATTATCCGAAGGAGACGAGGCCCTTATTGTTCGAAGCCGCCTTTCGGCTGACGTTGCTGACCGAGACGGGAACCCGAACCCTGTCCCATGCGGAACTGACCGGCATGGTCGCAGAGGCGGGCTTCACGACGCAGGTGCGCATCGTGCTGTCGCCGGCGGAGAAGGGCACCTTGATCATCGCGCGGCGTGCCGGCGCACGCGTCGCGGCGCTCGGGCGCATGGTTGGCGAAGGCTTCGGCCAGAATTGA
- a CDS encoding response regulator transcription factor, whose product MMAAATERSACKPIVSVIDDDSAMRAALSDLLDSLGCQSRAFGSSELFLSAEAAESSDLVITDIEMGELDGLGLLKQLGETLAHPVPVIVITALSDVRLEHRATAGGCFAFLRKPFDPERLIAHVRKAVALP is encoded by the coding sequence ATGATGGCGGCGGCAACCGAACGGAGCGCGTGCAAGCCGATCGTCAGCGTCATCGACGACGATTCGGCGATGCGGGCGGCGCTCAGCGATCTGCTCGATTCGCTGGGCTGCCAGTCACGGGCTTTCGGCAGCAGCGAGCTGTTCCTGAGCGCTGAGGCGGCCGAGTCGAGCGATCTCGTCATCACCGATATCGAAATGGGGGAACTCGACGGGCTCGGTCTCCTGAAGCAGCTCGGCGAGACTCTGGCGCATCCGGTGCCGGTGATCGTGATAACCGCGCTCAGCGACGTGCGACTGGAGCACCGAGCAACGGCGGGAGGCTGTTTCGCCTTTTTGCGCAAGCCGTTCGATCCGGAGCGGCTGATCGCGCATGTGCGAAAAGCCGTCGCGCTTCCGTGA
- a CDS encoding alpha/beta fold hydrolase — protein sequence MIRNLLTITAAAIATLGFASALPAQSPATRPAAGQARNVVLVHGAFADGSGWRGVYDDLTRRGYRVSIVQNPLTSLADDVAATKRVLARQDGPTILVGHSYGGTVITEAGVDPKVIGLVYVAALAPDAGESTGDQFADIPAPAGFVIEPQADGFGFVNLDKFKSGFAGDTSDADAAFLRDSQVPIAMSAFGEKVTQAAWRSKPSWAVIATRDSAIDPKLLRWTAKRIGASAHEVEGSHVVFLTKPKAVADVIDQAARTAGARKL from the coding sequence ATGATCCGAAACCTCCTCACCATCACTGCCGCCGCCATTGCAACTTTGGGCTTCGCCTCGGCCCTGCCCGCCCAGAGTCCGGCCACCCGCCCGGCGGCCGGACAAGCGCGCAACGTCGTCCTGGTCCATGGCGCGTTCGCCGATGGTTCCGGCTGGCGCGGCGTCTATGACGATCTGACCAGGCGGGGCTACCGGGTCAGCATTGTCCAGAACCCGCTCACCTCGCTTGCGGACGACGTGGCGGCCACCAAGCGCGTCCTTGCCCGGCAGGACGGACCGACCATCCTGGTCGGCCATTCCTATGGCGGCACCGTGATCACCGAGGCCGGGGTGGATCCCAAGGTGATCGGCCTCGTCTACGTGGCGGCACTCGCCCCGGACGCCGGAGAATCCACTGGTGACCAGTTCGCCGACATTCCTGCGCCGGCCGGGTTCGTCATCGAGCCGCAGGCAGACGGATTCGGGTTCGTCAATCTCGACAAGTTCAAGAGCGGCTTCGCCGGCGACACTAGCGACGCCGATGCGGCCTTCCTCAGGGACTCGCAGGTGCCGATCGCCATGTCGGCCTTCGGCGAAAAGGTCACGCAGGCGGCGTGGCGGTCGAAGCCGAGCTGGGCGGTGATCGCGACCCGGGATTCGGCGATCGATCCGAAGCTCTTGCGTTGGACCGCCAAGCGTATCGGCGCCTCGGCGCATGAGGTGGAGGGGAGCCACGTCGTCTTCCTCACCAAGCCGAAGGCGGTGGCCGACGTGATCGATCAGGCGGCACGAACCGCAGGCGCAAGGAAGCTCTGA
- a CDS encoding response regulator transcription factor, translating to MFEAKAAAPLRRPLVHVVDDDPGMRASLEDLLESVGYDVASYASAAEWLHGEQVEGSACLILDVRLPGVNGLDLQEQLAREGRHVPVVLVTGHGDVPMSVRGMKAGAIDFIEKPFRDQDLLDAVALAIEEGRRRAPRIQRRLDAQRRFATLSPRERQVIDLVVEGRLNKQIAHALLISEVTVKIHRSGAMRKLGVRSLVELTRLAEALGA from the coding sequence ATGTTTGAGGCGAAGGCCGCCGCGCCGCTTCGCAGGCCGCTGGTGCACGTCGTCGATGACGATCCCGGGATGCGGGCCTCGCTGGAAGACCTGCTCGAATCGGTGGGCTACGACGTCGCGAGTTATGCGAGCGCCGCCGAATGGCTCCACGGCGAGCAGGTTGAAGGGTCGGCTTGCCTGATCCTCGATGTCCGCCTGCCGGGTGTGAACGGGCTGGATCTCCAGGAGCAATTGGCACGGGAAGGCCGTCACGTCCCCGTCGTCCTCGTCACCGGCCATGGCGACGTGCCGATGAGCGTGCGGGGCATGAAGGCCGGCGCGATCGACTTTATCGAAAAGCCCTTCCGGGACCAGGATCTGCTCGATGCGGTCGCACTGGCGATCGAGGAAGGGCGTCGGCGCGCCCCACGGATCCAGCGTCGCCTCGACGCTCAGCGGCGCTTCGCCACCCTCTCGCCCCGTGAACGGCAGGTCATCGATCTCGTTGTCGAGGGACGGCTGAACAAGCAGATCGCCCACGCCCTCCTGATCAGCGAGGTCACGGTGAAGATCCACCGCTCAGGAGCAATGCGCAAGCTCGGTGTGCGCTCCCTGGTCGAGCTGACCCGCTTGGCCGAAGCGCTGGGCGCCTGA
- a CDS encoding UrcA family protein, whose protein sequence is MQHSVSGVSVRASGQLQVKLAVMVCACALIAARAEAGRPVHQIEVDVSDLDLRSGKGKVTRDYRVGASASAACGIGESQRGAEFRACVDLAVGRARRTCRTDDRICHVPIDPRARALPPRLSLGSRSSN, encoded by the coding sequence ATGCAGCATTCCGTTTCCGGTGTTTCGGTGCGCGCGTCCGGGCAGTTGCAGGTGAAATTGGCGGTAATGGTCTGCGCGTGCGCGCTGATCGCTGCCCGAGCAGAGGCCGGCCGCCCGGTGCACCAGATAGAGGTGGATGTCAGCGACCTGGACCTTCGCTCCGGCAAGGGCAAGGTCACGCGCGATTATCGTGTCGGGGCATCGGCCTCCGCCGCGTGCGGCATCGGCGAGAGCCAGCGAGGCGCCGAATTTCGCGCCTGCGTCGATCTTGCGGTCGGCCGGGCACGCCGCACCTGCCGCACCGACGACAGGATCTGCCATGTCCCGATCGATCCGCGCGCACGCGCGCTCCCGCCACGGCTGAGCCTCGGCTCTCGCAGCAGCAACTGA
- a CDS encoding response regulator → MKNCLVVDDSKVIRKVARHILEALEFEVREAGDGCEALACCEIQMPDVVLLDWNMPVMNGIDFLRILRQRSFPSQPKVVFCTTETDAAHIRTAIEAGADEYMMKPFDRETLEVKLEIAGVV, encoded by the coding sequence ATGAAGAACTGCCTTGTGGTCGATGATTCGAAAGTGATCCGAAAGGTCGCGCGCCATATCCTCGAGGCACTCGAGTTTGAGGTTCGGGAAGCGGGAGACGGGTGCGAGGCGCTCGCCTGCTGCGAGATCCAGATGCCGGACGTGGTCCTGCTCGACTGGAATATGCCGGTGATGAACGGAATCGATTTCCTGCGGATCCTTCGGCAGCGCAGTTTTCCCAGTCAGCCAAAGGTCGTCTTCTGCACGACGGAGACCGATGCCGCGCATATCCGAACAGCGATCGAGGCCGGCGCGGACGAATATATGATGAAGCCGTTCGATCGTGAGACACTCGAGGTCAAGTTGGAGATTGCCGGGGTGGTGTGA
- a CDS encoding phosphatase PAP2 family protein, translating into MRISALDHRISEAMSAVAGHLPGLDWLLLQALQTDLLKLLPLVALLLLGRRDGEWRRETVTALLAATLALAACALAQHVGGDRVRPALSGLFAFPPLPPGAQADRLSFPSETIAAAFALAAVLARRGGASARFAYGWSLFAVAFPRLYGGYHYASDLVAGAAIGLLSARLLLGTGWKQLPAWRWNTGRGAAAGDVLLMLFAFEVGRLFADLRALADG; encoded by the coding sequence ATGCGCATCTCCGCGCTAGACCATCGGATCAGCGAGGCGATGAGCGCGGTCGCGGGACATCTGCCGGGCCTCGACTGGCTGTTGCTGCAGGCTTTGCAGACGGATCTGCTGAAGCTCCTGCCGCTTGTCGCTTTGCTCCTCTTGGGCAGGCGGGATGGAGAGTGGCGCCGCGAGACGGTCACGGCCCTTCTCGCCGCAACCCTCGCCTTGGCGGCATGCGCGCTGGCGCAGCATGTCGGTGGAGACCGCGTCCGTCCCGCGCTCAGCGGCCTGTTCGCGTTTCCGCCGCTGCCGCCGGGCGCACAGGCGGACCGCCTCAGCTTTCCCAGCGAGACGATTGCTGCCGCCTTCGCGCTGGCGGCGGTCCTCGCGCGCCGCGGCGGCGCCAGCGCCCGCTTCGCTTATGGCTGGAGCCTGTTCGCGGTGGCCTTTCCCCGCCTCTACGGCGGCTACCATTATGCCAGCGATCTCGTCGCCGGGGCGGCGATCGGGCTCCTGTCCGCGCGCCTGCTTCTCGGCACCGGCTGGAAGCAGCTGCCGGCGTGGCGCTGGAACACTGGACGCGGTGCGGCCGCCGGCGACGTCCTCCTGATGCTGTTCGCGTTCGAGGTCGGGCGCCTCTTTGCCGATCTGCGGGCGCTTGCCGACGGCTGA
- a CDS encoding PilZ domain-containing protein, producing MYAELERRAGDRIVTRMMARFRLLGASPWRVDVIDLSPTGCAVAPAFYARVEETVWIRFPGLESWEARIRWVASDKAGLEFTRPLHPAVLSHLLGKLQTNPTCDPVPRSPS from the coding sequence ATGTATGCGGAATTGGAGCGCCGGGCGGGGGATCGCATCGTTACGCGAATGATGGCCCGCTTTCGTCTGCTCGGCGCGTCTCCCTGGCGGGTCGACGTTATCGACCTGTCGCCAACCGGCTGTGCCGTTGCACCGGCCTTTTACGCGCGCGTGGAGGAAACGGTGTGGATCAGGTTTCCTGGCCTTGAAAGCTGGGAAGCCCGCATTCGGTGGGTTGCGTCTGACAAAGCGGGGCTGGAGTTCACGAGGCCGCTTCATCCTGCGGTTCTCTCCCACCTTCTTGGGAAGCTGCAGACCAACCCGACCTGCGATCCTGTGCCGCGTTCTCCAAGCTGA
- a CDS encoding GNAT family N-acetyltransferase, with amino-acid sequence MTGNHAEQADAAQSPFSDGASSATEAADRLQLTDSEREAIFRNCRHYWLGYGSRLRIDTGMTLYSAGVRDPQLNGVMWMGPGDLGTRVDEARHCFADLPWLWWVGPDSDPGTLDVLLARHGRPVGVSPVMAIRTDRVADVPHPPGLVVEELAPDADLAPWVRTYGPPMGIAAEEIPAMIRAEEARTDPPGCLVRFAARLDGEIVAVSELLMRDGVAGIYLVATAAARRRLGLGAAVTAAAVRLGGRRGALIAALHATPAGQPLYRRLGFTTIADYRIVSLPPL; translated from the coding sequence ATGACCGGCAACCATGCAGAACAGGCCGACGCCGCCCAATCACCGTTTTCGGACGGGGCCTCGTCAGCAACCGAGGCGGCCGACCGGCTGCAACTTACGGACAGCGAACGTGAAGCGATCTTCCGGAATTGCCGGCATTATTGGCTCGGCTACGGATCCAGGCTCCGGATCGATACCGGGATGACGCTCTACAGCGCAGGCGTTCGCGACCCCCAGCTGAATGGGGTCATGTGGATGGGACCGGGCGATCTCGGCACCAGGGTGGACGAGGCGCGACACTGCTTCGCCGATCTGCCGTGGTTGTGGTGGGTCGGGCCGGACAGCGATCCCGGCACCCTCGATGTCCTGCTCGCCCGACACGGAAGGCCGGTCGGGGTCTCGCCGGTCATGGCGATCCGCACTGACCGGGTCGCCGACGTGCCTCATCCTCCCGGACTGGTCGTCGAGGAACTGGCGCCGGATGCCGATCTGGCCCCGTGGGTCAGGACCTACGGCCCGCCCATGGGCATCGCCGCCGAGGAAATCCCGGCGATGATCCGGGCGGAGGAAGCGCGCACCGATCCGCCCGGATGCCTGGTGCGCTTCGCTGCACGCCTGGACGGCGAGATCGTCGCCGTGAGCGAATTGCTGATGCGCGATGGAGTGGCAGGCATCTATCTCGTGGCAACCGCTGCAGCGCGGCGGCGCCTCGGCCTCGGTGCGGCCGTCACCGCCGCCGCCGTCCGGCTTGGCGGCCGGCGCGGCGCCCTGATCGCCGCGCTCCACGCCACGCCGGCCGGGCAGCCGCTCTACCGCCGGCTCGGCTTCACCACGATCGCGGACTACCGGATCGTGTCCTTGCCGCCGCTCTGA
- a CDS encoding organic hydroperoxide resistance protein — protein sequence MNLLYQTQAVATGGRTGKVATADGAIALTLTTPPELGGSNGDGTNPEQLFAAGYAACFLSAIRFVAGRRKLVIAERSSVTAKVGIGMRDAGDGFDLDVQLQIYLPTIETRLANQLIEQADLVCPYSHLTRNAAATRLSLVE from the coding sequence ATGAACCTTCTCTATCAGACACAGGCCGTTGCCACCGGCGGCCGCACCGGCAAGGTGGCCACGGCTGACGGCGCGATTGCGCTGACGCTGACCACTCCGCCGGAACTTGGCGGCAGCAATGGCGATGGTACCAATCCTGAGCAATTGTTCGCCGCCGGCTATGCGGCCTGCTTCCTGAGCGCGATCCGGTTCGTCGCCGGCAGGCGCAAGCTCGTGATCGCGGAGCGAAGCAGCGTCACCGCCAAGGTCGGCATCGGCATGCGCGATGCCGGCGACGGCTTCGACCTCGACGTCCAGCTCCAAATCTATTTGCCTACGATTGAAACCAGGCTCGCCAATCAATTGATCGAGCAGGCTGACCTAGTCTGCCCTTACTCTCACCTCACCCGCAACGCTGCCGCAACCCGGCTGTCGCTGGTCGAGTGA